A stretch of DNA from Granulicella pectinivorans:
CCTTCACCACGATCGCCAGTGCGATCGTCGCGATCGAGAGCACCTTCACCCCGATCGTCAGCGCCGCGTCCGTCTGTCTCCCCCTCGGTCGCAGTCCGATGGATCGCAGCACCACCTGCGCCACCATCAACGCCAGAATCCCCGTGTAAAGCCAGCGCGAAGTATCCGTCAGCGGAGCCATGCGCATGATCGCCGCACCCGGCCCAATGATGAGGAATGGATGAGACGGCACCATCAGGAAATAAGCCACCGCTACCACTTGGATCACCAGTTCGAAGACCCGCGCCGGCATGCTCTTCCCCTGTTCACCAGGTACGTGCTTCTCGACCCGCGGCAGCTTCGCGGGGTCCCAGTCGTCCTCCCAGGGCATCGCCTTGCCAGCCCGCTCCAGCAGCGCGAACACCAGCGTCACCACGGCCCAGAACGTCAGCAGCACTGGGATGAACTGCAGGATCGCCGCCCCGATGGAGTCCAGCGTATGCCGCGGCGCAGGTCCAAAGACCAGCGCCATAGTCTGCGCCAACGCATAGATCGCCGCCACGAACGGCAGAGCCCGCCGGAGCGTGAAAATGTAAAACGGAAACACCGTCGGCCCGATCAGCGACCGCTGCGGCAGATACCGCATTGCCACGGCCTCCGGTTTCCCATGCGCCTTCAGCACCGCGCTCACTTCGCCGTCCGTCAGCGGACGGCCCATCGTCTCCGCCCGGTCGTCCATCGTTTCCAACAAGTGAGCGCGCAGCTCCGCCAGGGTATCGGCCTTCGTCTCCACCGGCAGAAACCGCCCTACAACCTGTAAATACCGATCAAGCAGCTCCATCGTCATTCCGTCCTTTCAGAATCCGCGTCACCGAATCGTTGATCGCCGTCCACTCTGCCAGCAGAGCCGTCAGCGTCGCCTCGCCCCCAGCCGAGAGCCGGTAGAAGCGCTTGTTCCTCTTCTCCTCCTCGCGCCATTCGCTGGTCAGCAAGCCTTGCGCCTCCAGCCGCCGCAGCAGGGGATAGAGCGTACTCTCCTCGATCGCCAGCCCTTCATCCGCAAGGGCCTTGCGCAGGGTGTACCCGTAATGCTCCTTCCGAAGCTGAACCAGCACCGCCAGGACCAGGCAGCCCCGCCGTAGCTCCAGCCGAAGCGAGTCGAACATCTCGTTTTGTGGTGGATGGATCATACTGTGCTGAACACACTGTACGGCACACAGTGTGCGCCGTCAAGTATTTAAAACAATCGCGTAAACTCGTCGAATCATGATCATGAAAACGTTCGCCCTGTTGTTCTGCACGCCTGTGCTTGTCTTTTCCGCGGTGGCACAGGCCCCGGCAAAACCGAAGCCGACCTTCGAGGAGGCACTTCTTGCCGCCCGCACCCCACTCACCATCGTTGACGGGAAACTCGCCGGGCCGGGCGCCGACCTGCTGGCGCAGGCCGTAGCGTCATCCCGCTTCGTTCTCCTGGGGGAGGACCACATCACGCGAGAGATCCCGGTCTTTGCGGCGGCGCTCTGCGATCTCATGCACCCGGACGCCTATGTCGTTGAGGCCGGGCCCTACGCGACGCAATATGTAGACGGTCTTCTGCGCGCCCCGGACCGCGCCGCCCGTATGGCCGAACACGTCCAGAGATATCCAGAGGACATGGCGTTTCTGAATATCCGGCAGGAGAACGAGATGGCCGCCCACTGCGCTGCGGCGAATCCAGGCCTGCACCTGTGGGGCGTCGACCAGGAATTTCTGGGTGCCGCTGAATTTCTTCTGCATGCCATGGCCGAGACACAGAATGGGCCACGCGCCACTGCCGCCATTGCTGAGGCTCGCACCGCGGCGCATGCCGCCGAGGTCTTGGCGCTTGCGACCGGTGATCCCATGAAAACCTGGCTCCTGGCTGCCAAGCCAAGCGAAATCAGCGTCTTACAGGATGCCGTCAACGCGGATGGAACCGCCGTGACGAGCGATCTTCTGAAGGAACTGGTCGCATCCCGCGCCATCTACCTGCGCGGAGACAGCGAAGCCAACCACCAGCGCGCTCTGCTGATGAAGCAACATTTTCTGTCCCGCTACAGGCCGCTCAAGGCGGCGAACCCGAACGCACGCGTCCTCTTTAAGTTCGGCGATGTACACCTCGAAAAGGGGTACAACGCCCTGAATCAGCGCGATCTGGGCAATCTCGTGGCGGAGATGGCGGATGCGGAACAGACGCAGTCCCTGCACCTGTTCCTTTATGGAGCGAAGGGCATGCACTCCCTCTTCGGCGGTTACGGCAAACCGATGAAACAAGAGGCTTTCGTCCTGAATGACACACCGGACGACTGGACCAACGTAGCCGTCGCCGGTCTTTACCCGCAGCAGCCGGGCGCCAAGGGTACCGTGTACACCATCTACGACCTGCGCAAACTGCGGTTCAAGCGCCTCGACCTGCCCCAGCGCTGGCGGCAACTTGTCTTCTCCTACG
This window harbors:
- a CDS encoding PadR family transcriptional regulator, with the protein product MIHPPQNEMFDSLRLELRRGCLVLAVLVQLRKEHYGYTLRKALADEGLAIEESTLYPLLRRLEAQGLLTSEWREEEKRNKRFYRLSAGGEATLTALLAEWTAINDSVTRILKGRNDDGAA